The Candidatus Eisenbacteria bacterium genome contains the following window.
CGCGACGTCGACATGAAGCTCGTGGACGTCGAGTACCAATTCGACGGGAACCGAATCACCTTCTTCTTCACGGCCGAGAAGCGCGTCGACTTCCGCGATCTCGTGAAAGATCTCGCCTCGATCTTTCGCACGCGGATCGAGCTGCGCCAGATCGGCGTGCGCGACGAGGCGGGCCGGATCGGTGGCGTCGGAACGTGCGGGCGGGAGCTGTGCTGCGCGACCTGGCTCCGCCAGTTCGAGCCGATCACGCTCAAGATGGCGAAGGACCAGGGACTCTCGCCGAGTCCTTCCAAGATCTCCGGCGCATGCGGCCGCTTGAAATGCTGCCTGCGCTATGAGCTCGATTTCTACAAGGAGGCGGCCCGCGAATTTCCGAAGATCGGGAGCAAGCTGGTTCTCGCGGGTGTCGAGCAGGAAGTCTCCCGCGTCGACATCTTCCGGCGCACGCTCTTGCTCTTGGATGAAAGCGGGCACGAGACCCCGCTCGCGCTCTCCGAGCTTCCCGCCGGCACGAGGGTCGTCGGGCCGACGCGCGACAGGCGGCGCGGCTGCGACAAGACGAGATGCGGGGCCCGCGGCACGAAACCCGGGGACGGAGAGAGCGTCAAAGGAGCCAAGCTTCAGTTTCCCATTTCGGAAAATTGATGGCGAAGTTCTACATCACCACCGCGATCGATTACGTCAACAACCCTCCCCACTTAGGCACCGCCTACGAGAAGATCGCGGCCGATACCATCGCGCGGTACAAGCGGATGGCCGGGTTCGATACGCGCTTCCTCATGGGAAACGACGAGCACTCGATCAACGTCGAGAAGGCCGCGCGCGAGAGGGGGATGGAGCCCAAGGAATATTGCGACCGGATGGCCGAAGTGTTCCAGGCGGTCTGGAAGCGGCTCGACATCTCCTACGACGACTTCATCCGGACCACGGAGCCCCGCCACGTCCGAGGCGTGCAGGCTCTCTTTCGCGCGATCTCAGCTGCCGGAGACGTCTACAAGGGAAAATACGAGGGCCACTACTGCATCAGCTGCGAGCGCTTCTATCCGGAGAAGGATCTCGTGGACGGGAAATGCCCCATCCACAAGACCGTGCCGCAGTGGGTGAGCGAGGAGAACTACTTCTTTCGTTTGTCCGCATACGGGCCGAAGCTTCTCGAGCATTACCGCGCCAATCCCGAGTTCATCGTCCCTGAAACGCGCCGGAACGAAATCGTGAACGTCGTCGAGAGCGGTCTCGAGGACATCTCGGTCTCGCGCGCGTCGATCGCGTGGGGGATTCCCTTCCCGAACGATCCGTCTCACACGGTCTACGTCTGGTTCGACGCGCTCATCAATTACATCACGGGAGTCGGCTACCCGGATACGAACGGCGACTACTCGCGCTATTGGCCCGCGGATCTCCACGTGATCGGTAAGGACATCACGCGGTTTCACTGCGTGATTTGGCCGGCGATGCTTCTGAGCGCCAAGCTCCCGCTCCCCAAGACGGTGCTCGGCCACGGATGGGTGCAGTTTCAGGGGGAGAAGCTCTCGAAATCGCTGGGGAACATCGTGAACCCGCTCGAGATCGTGGATCGGTGGGGCGCCGACGCGCTCCGTTATTACGTGCTCAAGGAAGTTCCGCTTTTCCGCGACGGCGATTTCACCTGGGAGCTTTTCATCGACCGATACAATGCCGACCTCGCGAACGACTGGGGGAATCTCTTCACGCGCACGGTGTCTATGGTCCATCGCTACCGCGGTGGCCGGGTCGCCGCGGCCGGCCCGATCGAAGGCCTGGGCGACACGATCGCGTCCGCGGTTCGGGATTACATCGAGGCGATGGAGCGGTACGAAATCGAGAAAGGGATCGAGGCGGTCTGGTCGGTCATCCGCCGCGCGAATCGTCTGGTCGAGGAGAAGGCGCCCTGGAATCTGGCGAAAGATCCTGGCCGCGCGGCCGAGCTGGACGCGCTGCTCGCGACGCTCGTGACCGCGCTCCAGCACGCGGCGCTTCTTCTCTATCCGGTCATGCCCGCCAAGGCACGCGAGGTGTGGGCGACGCTGAGGCTCACGCCCTCGATCGAGAAGGTTCGGCTGCCCGCCGCGGGGGCACTGCTCCCCGCCCCCGCATCCGGTGAGCCGCTCGGTCCCTCGAAGCCCCTCTTCCCCCGGATCGAGCGTTGATCGACTCCCACGCGCACCTGGGACGGCCCGAGTTCGATTCGGACCGCGAGGAGGTGCTCTCACGGGCGGTTTCCGCCGGCGTGTCGTTTGTGGTCGAGGCGGGTACCGACGCCGAGTCGAGCCGGCGCGCGGTCGACCTTTCGCGAAGGCATCCCCACGTGCGCGCCGCGGTCGGGATGCACCCCTGCGATGTTCGCGAGGGCCGCGAGGCGGAGATGAAGGAGATCGAGGCGCTCGCGCGCGAGCCGGAGGTCGTCGCAATCGGCGAGACCGGGCTCGACTTCCACTGGAAGGAAAACGCGCCGCCCGACGTTCAAGAAAGGTTCCTGCGGCGGCACATCGCGATCTCGCGGGAGACGGGAAAGCCGCTCGTGCTCCACCACCGCAAGGCCGCCGAGAGGGTCGCGGAGATTCTCGAGGAAGAGGGCTCGCTACCCGCCGGGGGGAGCTTCCACTGCTTCGCGGGGGACCTCAAGCTCGCCCGTCGCGTGCTCGCGATGGGGTTCAAGATCGGAGTGGGAGGCTCGTCGACATTCAAGAAGAGCCCCCTGCCGGCGATTCTCCGCGAGCTCGACCTGGCCGACGTCGTGCTCGAAACCGATTCCCCCTATCTCGCTCCCATGCCTCATCGGGGCAAGCGAAACGAGCCCGCCTACCTCGCTCTGGTCCTCGACCAGCTTGCGGGGTCGCTCGGGGTCGCGCCGGGGGCGCTCGAGGAAGCCACCGACGCGGCCTCGCGAAGCCTCTTCCGTCTCTAGGGCCGGCCGAAGGGGGGCGGGCCGGCGCGGTGCGCCGCCGAGCGCTAGCTCCGCCACGTCCGGCGTGCCCGCGAGGCTCCGCGATCTGGGCGTGCGCCCGAGCAAGCGGCTGGGGCAGAATTTCTTGTGCGACCCGCGGGTCGCCCGGCGGATCGCCGATTGGATCGAAGATCCGCTCGAGCCGATCGTCGAGATCGGCCCGGGGTTGGGCGCGCTTTCAATCGAATTGGCCTCTACTGGCCGCCCTTTCGTCGCGGTAGAATTGGACTTCCGCCTGGCAGAGCACATGGAAGAGGAGCTTCGCCCCTTCCCCAAGGCGCGCGTCGTCCGGGGCGACATCCTGGACCGCCCGGTCGGCGCGCTCATTCCCGAGGCGGGACAGGTGACCGTGGTCGGGAATCTCCCTTATTCGATCACGACGCCCGCGCTCGAGTGGATCCTCGGGCAGAAGGAGCGCGTCGGAAGGGCGCTCCTCATGGTGCAGCGCGAATTCGCGGAGCGCCTCACGGCCAAGCCGGGTTCGAAGGAGTACGGTTCCATCAGCGTGTTCGTCGGCCTGAACGCCCACATCAAGAGATGCTTCCGTGTCTCGCCCGGCGCGTTCTATCCCCGCCCCGAAGTGGACTCCACGGTGCTCGAGGTCACGCCGCGTCCCTATCCCGGCACGAGCGCCGAGGAGCGCGAAGCCGCGTCGCGGATGGCCCGGGCCGCGATGGGGGCGCGGCGCAAGACCCTCGCGAACGCGCTCGCGCGCGGGCTGGGGCTGGCGGCGGGCGAGGCACGCGCGCTTCTCGAGGAGGCGAGGCTCGATCCGGACCGGCGCGGCGAGACGCTCTCGATCCCGGAATTCGCGGCACTCGCCAGGGCGTGGATCGGCCGGGGCCGGCCGGGAGGTGATGGATGAGCGCGTGCGGAATCGGCGAGCGGATGCGGCGCTCCGGCGCCTGGCTCGTATCGCTCACGGCGGGCACCCTGCTTGCGTTCTCGATCCCGAACGGGGCGGCGACCGCGCATGGTGCACCGGGGGGCCCGGACTCTACGCTGGTGCAGTCAAGCCCGTCGCCGGTCGCGTATGAGACTTCCTACAACCGCGATATCTCGAGCGGAACCTGGACGCAGACACTCTTGTACGGTCTCAGCCGCGGACGGATGTCGTTGAGTGCGAGCGGCAGCAACAGCACCATCGATTTCCCCCGCAGCGCCGGGCTGGGCGGCCAGAACGGCGCGATCACCGGGGCCCTGAGTTTTCGTGCGCAGCGGAGCTTGGTCTTCACCCTGAACGGCACGTTCAACCGGGTAGTATCCACCGACCTCGTCTCCGAGACGAGCCAGAGGCAGAACAGGCTCAAGGTCAGCGGCCAATACAACATCAATCCGTGGCGGTCGATGAGCCTGCAAGGGGTTGTCTCGAGCGAGCTCCAGCGAGATCACGGGCTAACGGTGCGCCCGCTGGGGCAGGAACGGCTCCGCCTCCTCACCCGCTACAACGCGGCGGGAGACTCGGTGGGGGTCGACTCGATCTTCGTGCACGACCAGCGGGACTCCACCTATATGTCCGGCCGCCAAGACGGAGCCAGCGTGCAAATGGTGTGGAGTCCTAAGACCTGGTTTCAGGTGACGACCGACGCTTCGGGGACCCGCGTCCACCCTAGGACAACGAGCCACCTTCGGGACTTCGCCCGCGCGCTCGACGGATCTCCGGTGGAGGTGCTCGACCGGTCCCGATTCGAGAGCCCGAACGAGAGTGAGACATACCAGACGAAACTCTCCTATGGCGGAATCCATCGCGTGCTGGCTTGGGCGAATGTGCGGGAAGTCCATAACACCCAGCAATATTTCGACAAGAGCCTGCGCGGTCAGGAGCAGCTTTCCATCGATCAGCGTGGCGGGCTTCTCCACGCGGAGTTCGCCCCGATGGTTGGCGCCCAGATCGCGGTGGAGGGCTCAATGAATCGCTCGTTGAGCGAATATGCCCTTCGGGCGAACCGGTCGAGCCTCGTAACTTCTCAAACCATGCAAACCTCATTCAACTTCTCTCCTTCCAGCGGATCGCGGGCGAGCGCCGTGCTCAACCTGGATCGCAAGAAGAATGAGCGGCAGGCGACCGGCAATGGGCTCAACATCTCCCGATTCCTGCAGGTCAACGGTGCCTACAGACTCTCCCCGCGTCTCGCCCTGGATGCGGCTGGGACGGTGTCGCTCTTTTCTTCTCAATATGTGGATTCGACCCTCGACCAGGACAACCTTCGCACGTACGTGAACATCGGTGGCGGCTACGTCGTCTCGGCGCGCTGCAGCACGACGGTTCATTTCTCCACGACTCAAGGCCACGCCATCGCGATTGATCGGTCCCGGTCCGGAAACAACAACATTCAAAGCACGTATCAGATGGACGCCTCGCTCAGGCTCGGCGTGAGCCCAACGCTGACCATTGCCCAAGGCTATCTCCTGAACGTCGTATATCAGATCTACGATGACTCGCAGGCCGAGTCTCGAAACGTGCTCAGTCGGATCCGCCGCATAGACACCACCGTGACCGATTCGATCTTCCGCGTCGCGACAATTCAGATGACCCACAACTTCCTGTTCCGCGACAGCGGCTCGTTCACCAGGCCCATCGGCGGCGGAACTCGCGAATACAACGTGGGAAGCGAAACGTACCAACAAACCCTGGGAGCCACGCTCGGAATCATGCCTATGGCCGGGGTGCAACTTTTCGTGACCCAAAGCCTCGGCAACACGAAGTCCCACTTTCCGGCGACAAATACCGGGACCGTGGACAACCGGTGGAATCTGGCAGTCGGTGCGACGGTGGAGCGGACGCTGATGGGAGGCGCGGCCCTGAGGGGGTCGGCACAGCACATCGGGGCTTACACTGAACAGCGGAATCCGGGCGATCCGCTGAACGAACAAGACGACTGGATCGCCGGCGTCACGTTCCACAAGGACTTCTGATGAGGCGCGCCACAGCGGTGCGCGCGACGGTCCTGGCTCTGGCGCTGATGTCGCCTCAGATGCTCGCCTGCGGCCTCTTCAAGCCGCGCGATGTTCGTCCCGGCGGCGGGGCCGGCGTGGTGTGCCTCACGCCCAACACGCCGGACGACGTCGTTTCCAACGTGCTCGCGAATTACGCCTCTTCCGTCGGCCTGGATTGCTATACCGCCATGCTGGACACGGCATTCGCTTTTCACCCCGACGATGCGGACTCCATCGCGGCGGCCGACACAGTATACGCAAACTGGACGCGGACCGTCGAATCGAATGTTGCGTCGCTCCTTGCGGGGAATGCCACCTTTCACAAGACGTTCTTCGACTCCATGTACGCGACGACAGTAATATCTCCTGGCCCTCCACGCACGGAGGTGCGCTACTACGCCTATCATCTAATCATCCATGCCTCGCAGGCGGCTCCGGACACGCTCTTCAGCGGCCGCGCCGATCTCACGATTGTCCAGGGTTCCGACGCCCAGTGGCACATCGTGAACTGGCAGGACAGGCGGGACACGTCCGGCGCAAGGACGTGGGGGTACTTGAGGCGCCTCTATCGATTCTGACTCCAAGCCGCGGAGGTCTCGGGGCGCGCGATTTGGAACCGCTGACCTCCATCAGGGTTGATTCCAGCAGGGTTGATTCCAGAGTCCATTTCAGGTAGGATCAATTGTAGGCGACCAGCCAAACGAGGCACACGCGATCCTGTCCGCTATCCGCGACACCATCTCCCTTCGGTGCTGTAACGTAACGCGATGCAGCCAGCTGGCAGTAGCGTTGGTGTTCTTGAGTGTGCTCTTCTCGGGGTGCATCTTCAGCCCCATCAAAGGCAAAGGCGGTGGCCCGCCTCCCCCCCCGATTTACAAGCCGCCTACAAGTCCTGAGTGGGTGCTGGGAAACCTCGCCACCGCATACCAACATCGGGACCCGGCGGCATACGACACGCTCTTCGACCTGAACTATACCGGCATGACCATTGACCAGAGCAATCCCGATTCGGTCAAGAGCTATAATTTCACGAAGGCGGATGAGGTCGAGCACATCTGGGGGCTCTACCGCAGCACCGCAGTTGTCCAGTTGGAGCTCACCCCTAGGCTGATTCGCTACACCGATCTTGGGGATCCGCCTGGGTGGACCGTAATCCAGAACCCTATAGACAAGCTGTTAATCTCCGACAATCCTGACTCCTACACGATCACGCGGGATAAGGAGACGATTGAGTTCCACTTCAAGCCCAAGACCCCCGATCCCAGCTCACCCACCGACACGACGTGGACCATTGGGCGCTGGACGGAAATCCGCTGACTCGCCCCGCCCCCCTTCCTTGACACCCCCGGACCCCCGCACCTAGAATCCGCCCGGCAGGCAGCACCGCGTTCACCGCCGTTACCGACCGAAAACCTTGGCTCGCAAGAAACGCGGTCCCCCGCGCAAAAGTCGCCGCGCGCCCTCGCGCGGGCTCCTCATCGGCATCGTCGTGGTGCTCACAGGGGTCACGGTGCTCCTTGCGCGTACCCATGCCCCGATCCCGCGTATCCGCCCGACACCGCCTCGGACCGAGGACGCAGGCGCGAAGCCGCTCATCGTTGACTCCGATTGGGACCGTTTCCGTCTCAGGATCGAATCCGAATACCTGCGCAACGTCCGGGGCGGAGACCGCGCGGGGCTCCTTCGTCTGACGAGCCGCACGCTCCGGGGTGCCCTCGAGGAAATCGGCATCGACAAAAGCCGGATCGAGGAGCGCACAGCCGCGCCTGCCGCCGCAACCACCGACGACAATGCAGCCGGAGCTTCGCTCGGCCCAAGCCGCGCGCCGATTCAATGGCACATCCAGGTGCCGCGCCGCGCCTCGTTGTATAAGATCAACGACGCGCTCACCCAGGCGATGCTGCTTCTCGGCGGCAACGTCATCCGGGGCGTGGAGAGACCGGGGCCGCTCGCGGGTGTGCTCCTGGATCTCCGTCTTGGGTTCGGCAAGCAGGTCACACATTCGATCGTGGTCGAGCCGAGCGAGGCGGTGGCGGACCGGGGTGCCCAGATCGCGCTCATCGTGACCGACCTCGACCAAAGCCCGGTCGCGGTCTATCGTTCGTTTCTCAAGAGCCCGGTCCTGTTCTCCGTGGCGCTCCGGCCCGATAAGCCCGAGGCCGCGCGGATAGGCCGGGAGGTGCGCCTCGAAAACCACGAAGTCCTCTTGCACCTGCCGATGGAACCCAAGGGCTACCCCCGCGTCGATCCGGGCAAGGATGCGATCCTTCTCGATCTTTCCCGCATCGAGATCGAGGACCGGATCACGCGATGCCTGTCCGAGGTCGGCCCGGTGCAGGCCGTCGTGAGCAGGCTCGGGAGCGCCGCGCTCAACGACCCGGACGTCGTACGGGCGGTCCTGGACGAATTGAAGCGGCGCGATCTCCCCTTCATTGACGCGCACGTCTCGGGGCCCAGCATGGTGGAGGAAATCGGGGAGGAAACTGGAGCGCGCACGCTCACCGTCGCGGCGACCCTTGACGGCGACCGCGCGGCGGCATCCGCGGTGCGGGATCGGATCAAGGAGATCGTTGCGTCCGCCGTGCAGCACGGCTCGATCGTCGTCGTGGTGAGACCGAGCACGCTCGTGCTCGATATCCTGCAATCCGAGCTGCCGCGGATCAAAGCCCAAGGCGTGGAGCTGGTGCCGATCTCGCGGGTGGCGCTCTGAGGCGCGGCGACCCATGACGCTCCATCGCGCGATCCTCCCGGCATGACGACCGAGCTGAGCGTCAACGTCGACCACGTCGCCACGCTTCGCCAGGCCCGCGGCGGAGGCGAGCCGGATCCTGTCGAAGCCGCGGTGCAAGCCCTCGACGCGGGCGCTTCGGGCGTCACCGTCCATCTTCGGGAAGACCGGCGTCACATCCAGGACGATGACGTGGCCCGTTTGCGAGCGCTCCGCCGGGGAATCCTGAACCTCGAGATGGCTCTCACCGAGGAGATGGTGGGAATCGCGGTTGCGCTGAGGCCCGACCGCGCCACGCTCGTTCCCGAGCGGCGGCAGGAGCTGACCACAGAGGGCGGCCTCGATCTCAACCGCGATCCGGCCCGGGTTCGCGAAGGCTGCGCGCGGCTCAAGCAGGCGGGGATCACCGTGAGCCTCTTTCTCGATCCCGATCCCAAGACGATCCATGCGGCGCAGGGCATGGGCGCCGTCATCGTCGAGATTCACACCGGCGCCTACGCGAACGCCTGGGGAACGGCGGCCGCCGAGCGCGAGCTCGCGCGAATCCGGGCCGCGGCGCTCGAATTGGAGAGACTCAAGATCGAGCCGCACGCCGGGCATGGGCTCAACGTGAAAAACGTCGGGCCGCTCCTCAAGATCTACCCCTTTCCTGAAATGAGCATCGGGCACTCGATCATCGCGCGCGCGGTCTTCGTGGGCATGGCCCAGGCTGTTCGCGAGATGATGGAATCGCTCCGGCGCGCCTAGCCTTGCCGCAGCCCCGGTCGCGGCCCCGCGATCCCAGCCCCCGCGTTACTCCGAAGTCAGGAAGCCGTAACACCCCCGTTACAACCCCAACCTACTCTTTCTCCTGAGCAACAGGGGCCGCTCCCGAGATGGAGGGAGCGGGATGATCACCGAGACAGGAGAGGAGAGGGAATGAGAGGACGCGAACTGATCGTGGCGGCGGTGGTGACGTTTCTGATTCCGTTGGGAGCGCGGGCTCAGGAGCCTCCGCGAGCCGTTCCCCAAAGCCTGACACAAGGGGCCTCGCAGACCGTGGCTCTCGCTGATTCGCAGGCGGTTCCGCAGAACACCCCGCCCACCGGAGCCCCGGTGGTCCCGGAGGGGGTTCCTCTGACGCCGCCGCCCATCCCGGTTCAGCAAACGGAACCCGACTTCCCCCGTGGCCGGATCAGCGGCTACATGTTCGGGGACGCCTACTACAACGCGGGCGGGGATCCGGTTCACACCTATTCCGGCTCCACCGATCTGGGCAAGGTCAACGTCGACGGAAACGGACCCATCACAAAAGACCTGAACGGGATCCAGCTCCGCCGCGTTTACTTCCAGCTCGACAACGACCTCTCGATCAAGTTCTCCACGCGATTCCGGCTCGAGGTGGATAGCAAATCACTCACATCGGACGGGAAGCTCGGGGTCTTCGTCAAGGCGGCCTACCTCCAGGTCAAGAATCTTGTCCCGCGAGGCAACTTCTTCTTCGGGGAGATCTCGACCCCCACATTCGAGAACTCCGAAGAATTCTGGCAGTACCGCTCGATCGAGAAGACGATCGCCGACTTCCGCGGCATCTCGCCCTCCGCCGACGTTGGGGTCGAGATGAAAGGGTTCGCGGACGCCGCGCACAAGATCGGCTACTCGGCGATGGTGGGGAACGGCCAGGGGCAGAAGCCCGAGAACAACCGGTACAAGCGGTTTTACTTCAGCCTGCCCCTGAGCCTGATCCGCGACCTCAAGCTGGAGCCGTACGTGGACTATGAGGCGGGCGTCGCGGGGGCCGACAAGGCGCTCTACAAGCTCTTCGCCGGCTACGAGCTGAAGCGGGGCGCGATCGGCGCCGAGATCGTCGACCAGATCCTCCACTCCTCGACCGGTCCCAACACCGAGCCGCTCGGCTTCTCCGTTTTCGGCCGGATGAGCGCGTCGCC
Protein-coding sequences here:
- the metG gene encoding methionine--tRNA ligase, yielding MRGPRHETRGRRERQRSQASVSHFGKLMAKFYITTAIDYVNNPPHLGTAYEKIAADTIARYKRMAGFDTRFLMGNDEHSINVEKAARERGMEPKEYCDRMAEVFQAVWKRLDISYDDFIRTTEPRHVRGVQALFRAISAAGDVYKGKYEGHYCISCERFYPEKDLVDGKCPIHKTVPQWVSEENYFFRLSAYGPKLLEHYRANPEFIVPETRRNEIVNVVESGLEDISVSRASIAWGIPFPNDPSHTVYVWFDALINYITGVGYPDTNGDYSRYWPADLHVIGKDITRFHCVIWPAMLLSAKLPLPKTVLGHGWVQFQGEKLSKSLGNIVNPLEIVDRWGADALRYYVLKEVPLFRDGDFTWELFIDRYNADLANDWGNLFTRTVSMVHRYRGGRVAAAGPIEGLGDTIASAVRDYIEAMERYEIEKGIEAVWSVIRRANRLVEEKAPWNLAKDPGRAAELDALLATLVTALQHAALLLYPVMPAKAREVWATLRLTPSIEKVRLPAAGALLPAPASGEPLGPSKPLFPRIER
- a CDS encoding TatD family deoxyribonuclease, which produces MIDSHAHLGRPEFDSDREEVLSRAVSAGVSFVVEAGTDAESSRRAVDLSRRHPHVRAAVGMHPCDVREGREAEMKEIEALAREPEVVAIGETGLDFHWKENAPPDVQERFLRRHIAISRETGKPLVLHHRKAAERVAEILEEEGSLPAGGSFHCFAGDLKLARRVLAMGFKIGVGGSSTFKKSPLPAILRELDLADVVLETDSPYLAPMPHRGKRNEPAYLALVLDQLAGSLGVAPGALEEATDAASRSLFRL
- the rsmA gene encoding ribosomal RNA small subunit methyltransferase A, giving the protein MRGRSGSRRGRSRKPPTRPREASSVSRAGRRGAGRRGAPPSASSATSGVPARLRDLGVRPSKRLGQNFLCDPRVARRIADWIEDPLEPIVEIGPGLGALSIELASTGRPFVAVELDFRLAEHMEEELRPFPKARVVRGDILDRPVGALIPEAGQVTVVGNLPYSITTPALEWILGQKERVGRALLMVQREFAERLTAKPGSKEYGSISVFVGLNAHIKRCFRVSPGAFYPRPEVDSTVLEVTPRPYPGTSAEEREAASRMARAAMGARRKTLANALARGLGLAAGEARALLEEARLDPDRRGETLSIPEFAALARAWIGRGRPGGDG
- a CDS encoding divergent polysaccharide deacetylase family protein; translation: MARKKRGPPRKSRRAPSRGLLIGIVVVLTGVTVLLARTHAPIPRIRPTPPRTEDAGAKPLIVDSDWDRFRLRIESEYLRNVRGGDRAGLLRLTSRTLRGALEEIGIDKSRIEERTAAPAAATTDDNAAGASLGPSRAPIQWHIQVPRRASLYKINDALTQAMLLLGGNVIRGVERPGPLAGVLLDLRLGFGKQVTHSIVVEPSEAVADRGAQIALIVTDLDQSPVAVYRSFLKSPVLFSVALRPDKPEAARIGREVRLENHEVLLHLPMEPKGYPRVDPGKDAILLDLSRIEIEDRITRCLSEVGPVQAVVSRLGSAALNDPDVVRAVLDELKRRDLPFIDAHVSGPSMVEEIGEETGARTLTVAATLDGDRAAASAVRDRIKEIVASAVQHGSIVVVVRPSTLVLDILQSELPRIKAQGVELVPISRVAL
- a CDS encoding pyridoxine 5'-phosphate synthase translates to MTTELSVNVDHVATLRQARGGGEPDPVEAAVQALDAGASGVTVHLREDRRHIQDDDVARLRALRRGILNLEMALTEEMVGIAVALRPDRATLVPERRQELTTEGGLDLNRDPARVREGCARLKQAGITVSLFLDPDPKTIHAAQGMGAVIVEIHTGAYANAWGTAAAERELARIRAAALELERLKIEPHAGHGLNVKNVGPLLKIYPFPEMSIGHSIIARAVFVGMAQAVREMMESLRRA